In Rhodococcus qingshengii JCM 15477, the sequence TTTCCGTGCCATTGCTGATGAGCGAGCAGATTCGTCATGCGTTCCTCGATTCGTAGCTTTCGCTGCGGTCCTCGCTGTTCGTGGACCTGAGCTCTTCGCGAGCCTGAAAAAGCGATCTGGAACACACTCTGCCCCGGTATTCGGGCTCCCAGTTGTCGTGATCGGACACGTTTGTTGTTCGGATGCGACAGATCAGTGACGTTCGCGGGCGTTCGGATCAGGCGAGTTACGTACTTCCGACGGCGCCGCACCGAATTCCGCTTTGAACGCACGCGAAAACGCTGGTGCGTCATGGAAACACCATCGTGCAGCCAGGATGGAGATCGAATGACCCCGCAGTGAGACGTCGGTGAGATCGCGGCGTACGCGGATCAACCGTTCGCGGCGAATCAGCGCACTGAGGGTCAGATCCCCGTCACCGAAGTGACGCTGAACGGTTCGCGGCGACAGGTGCAGCGCACCGGCGATCGACGCGACCGAGAGGTCTGGTGAGTCGAGATTCCGAAGCGCATATCGCAAGATCTCCTCTCGCGTCGAACGTCCGGGTGTCGCGGGCGCAGATCCTTGCATCAGAACTGCCGAAGCGAGATTGACTCCAGCATCTCCGAGAAGCCCGGCTGCGCTGCCGTCGACCTGGGATGCAACAGCGCCCGAGATGAAATTTTCCAGCAATGCACCGGACCCACGCCGACCGTCGTGGGTGCGCTCGAGCGCGCAATTCAGTTCTCGCTCGGTCAGACTCACCGCACTGCGCGGTAGGGTCATGACGGTGCACGACCAGTGACCGTCGAAACGCAGCGCGTACGA encodes:
- a CDS encoding helix-turn-helix domain-containing protein; translated protein: MSAVSATPPSLPESVQQWHCEMSETFGGLCPESSVDAAPVGTVSGVSLGDVGAFDISGSPQILRRSARAAKRHGSDLLKICTVRTGSAILRQSDRELTAPPGAMILYDVEHSYALRFDGHWSCTVMTLPRSAVSLTERELNCALERTHDGRRGSGALLENFISGAVASQVDGSAAGLLGDAGVNLASAVLMQGSAPATPGRSTREEILRYALRNLDSPDLSVASIAGALHLSPRTVQRHFGDGDLTLSALIRRERLIRVRRDLTDVSLRGHSISILAARWCFHDAPAFSRAFKAEFGAAPSEVRNSPDPNARERH